A stretch of Geotrypetes seraphini chromosome 2, aGeoSer1.1, whole genome shotgun sequence DNA encodes these proteins:
- the TCF20 gene encoding transcription factor 20 isoform X3: MQSFREQSSYHGNQPSYPQEVHGTSRLEEFGPRQQAQMFQSSFGSRRGGTGAGSAMGTESPSHQGYQGYRKEAGEYYYLASKDAASTQQTSQRRPSGPVQSYGPPQGSGNFGNQYVNEGHVGQFPTQHSSVASISQYQQDYTGSFSPGSAQYQQQASSQQQVQQLRQQLYQSHQPLQQTANQSASSTTHMQQLQRSSAMPSSTGYQLRVGQFSQHYQSSATTTTTSFPSAQRFSQSGQAFDDYVNSSSQYEGHSAQPYGSQSSYNYPTQQLKSFEQSKIPQGAQQQQHMMQYSNSSKLSLQGQAGQYSQSDVPVRSPMQFQQNFSPISNPSPAASVVQSPSCSSTPSPLMPGGENLQCGQSNMPLASRNRILQMIPQLSPTPSMMSSPSAHAGGLKGFGMEGLPEKRLTDPGLSSLSALSSQVANLPNTVQHMLLSDALVPHKKNSKRSSKKTDSCTNSEASSQAEEQLKSPLTESLDGGCSSSSEDHVERVRQLSGQSTSSETTFKGTTSEKANSSPPQSCQSEPSKVITSPTVEEDEAYSEAKEKSKVDPPKVSEKSVGVIVSREAMAGRIEKTGLVMDETPVAQTPCSASGMKETGMTPQHQPEFEKVSKSDDISTQYNGEEGSQPGHSNVSSFPGRAELSKSPGSLGCGYKDMPSSAIPRNVASFSQYPKGQERGDFSGQSDKKYTHGRSEKFPSLLQEVLQGYHHQERRYARNAQEPSPMEGTVRPNILINQGNEMPNRSILSKNVGSLQESPHWGPWERKSSGAISEMKQINLADYPIPRKFEIEAQTTAHEMGSASSERRSVICDISPLRQLGRDPAAHHSMGHIAVSSQERMVDARIGRNERGTPGVGQSVILPGGLVPLESKLKSQGGTVKEDDFEQSKIQASLNNKKSGELFYLFGLKHDSSRSNANPGVSALDSSSDYTQDGRSAPLKRTTGRMGSREGSRGKSPSQSYELAEKLKMSPGRSRGLGDPHNMLAQMNLSDRASREAFYSFFQNSENPSLASVYHSNIRSSAFGEPHSGLNSPLHYKRQIYYQEEYKDWVGSSSQLLMCSTQHRQEGSRKSPRQEQFHDRVRSPLKNDKEGMPYGQSGIYHDTGSKDLCRSHKTSDSLPTSITVEPKHNSQKLPTSESGWDLSHPIPPAKKTSPQRTTSQKKCCAQQTDEHSQGAEEPSGDSSRPGNNGHKLPGQEDQSHQNPLIMRRRVRSFISPIPSKRQSQETKNSNMDEKVCLPTLPKEVDKVHNSYACLPQSCDGGRSPPKDDFPKDAGSPNQRNSPSVSLTSPTKTKILPPRKGRGLKLEAIVQKITSPNVRRCTQSNSIDSGTDAVTLDDYLSLKSGQSDGGPGEVQELEIDKNKELVAGPGSQESKVDVPLAQSVEEWCRRDDKIMNEIEESTSVKELLRTTSSPPPQKSVCSQSRQDGSLTEPEPIAHLDLKNISARVSANEPSINITEKNLVALAVTPKQEIFPPKGYFPSGKKKGRPIGSVNKQKKQQQQHPPPSLPSPPLSPQEQQQETFKLEEVEDEEPKPKRQRRERRKPRSQQRRRRTKQAAPLVEPLEPEIKLKYACQSLDKNDAKSKSFFPYIHVENKYDMGTSCIIINAEDEEQNKLGRGRKSQRSTSPQPNADSKVLPSSSFMLQGPVVTESTVFGHLVCCLCGKWANFKNLGDIFGPFYTQDYAASLPKNPPPRRATETQSKVKVRHKSASDASKSDSEEEAKEQRSLTTHPRFKRRHRSEDCTALGSITRAAAAAALPCNKKNIDGCEKTSLDANVPIHTSESGPEQEIQIPELPLDSNEFWVHEACVLWASSIYLVCGRLYGLQEAVELAREMFIQFGRTNETRLSGNVPTARRLEPPLAAITKAAPFDTITPVPWRQIVY; this comes from the coding sequence atgcagtcctttcgggagCAGAGTAGTTACCACGGAAACCAGCCAAGCTATCCTCAGGAAGTGCACGGGACCTCTCGGCTAGAAGAGTTTGGGCCCCGCCAGCAGGCCCAGATGTTCCAGAGCAGTTTTGGCAGCCGTCGTGGAGGAACAGGAGCTGGTTCAGCCATGGGAACTGAAAGCCCCAGTCATCAGGGCTACCAAGGCTACCGTAAAGAGGCTGGAGAATATTACTACTTAGCAAGCAAAGATGCAGCTTCTACTCAACAGACCTCTCAGCGGAGACCTTCAGGACCAGTTCAAAGCTATGGACCTCCACAAGGGAGTGGTAATTTTGGGAACCAGTATGTAAATGAGGGGCATGTTGGTCAGTTTCCAACACAACACTCTTCTGTAGCTAGCATCTCCCAATACCAGCAGGATTACACGGGGTCCTTTTCACCGGGGAGTGCACAGTATCAGCAACAGGCATCCAGCCAACAGCAAGTACAACAGCTAAGGCAGCAGCTGTACCAGTCCCATCAGCCTTTGCAACAGACAGCCAACCAGTCTGCCTCTAGTACTACCCACATGCAGCAGTTGCAGCGATCCTCAGCTATGCCTTCTTCTACTGGATACCAACTACGGGTGGGCCAGTTTAGCCAACACTACCAGTCCTCTGCCACCACAACCACCACCTCATTTCCCTCTGCACAGCGCTTTAGCCAATCAGGACAGGCATTTGATGACTATGTCAACTCTAGCTCACAATATGAGGGCCACAGTGCACAACCCTATGGGAGCCAGTCAAGTTACAACTATCCAACGCAGCAGTTGAAGAGCTTTGAGCAATCAAAGATCCCCCAAGGAGCACAACAGCAGCAACACATGATGCAGTATTCCAACTCATCCAAGCTGTCTCTGCAAGGTCAAGCAGGGCAGTACAGTCAGTCAGATGTTCCAGTGAGGTCACCTATGCAATTCCAACAGAATTTCAGTCCTATATCTAACCCATCTCCAGCTGCATCTGTGGTCCAGTCACCAAGCTGCAGCTCCACACCTTCCCCTCTCATGCCTGGTGGAGAAAACCTTCAGTGTGGGCAGAGTAATATGCCTTTAGCATCCAGGAACCGTATCTTGCAGATGATACCCCAGCTTAGCCCAACACCATCAATGATGTCTAGCCCCAGTGCTCATGCTGGGGGATTGAAAGGGTTTGGGATGGAGGGGTTGCCAGAAAAGCGTCTCACAGACCCAGGGCTAAGTAGTCTTAGTGCCCTGAGCAGCCAGGTCGCCAATTTACCGAATACAGTGCAGCACATGTTGCTTTCGGATGCTTTGGTGCCTCATAAGAAGAACTCAAAGAGATCTTCAAAAAAGACAGATAGTTGCACAAATTCAGAAGCTTCATCCCAGGCAGAGGAACAACTGAAGTCCCCTCTTACAGAGTCTCTAGATGGAGGCTGTTCCAGCAGTTCTGAGGATCATGTAGAGAGGGTGAGGCAGCTGAGTGGGCAAAGCACCAGCTCAGAAACTACATTCAAGGGAACAACTTCAGAAAAAGCTAATTCCTCACCACCACAGAGCTGCCAGAGTGAGCCTTCCAAAGTCATCACCAGCCCCACAGTTGAAGAAGATGAAGCTTATTCAGAggcaaaagaaaaatcaaaagtgGATCCTCCAAAAGTTAGTGAGAAGTCTGTGGGTGTCATTGTCTCAAGGGAGGCAATGGCTGGCCGAATAGAAAAAACAGGCCTTGTAATGGATGAGACACCAGTTGCTCAAACTCCTTGTTCTGCTAGTGGGATGAAAGAGACTGGGATGACACCACAGCATCAGCCTGAGTTTGAAAAAGTGAGCAAGAGTGATGATATTTCCACCCAGTACAATGGTGAAGAAGGGAGCCAGCCTGGTCACAGCAATGTTTCAAGTTTTCCAGGAAGAGCAGAACTTTCCAAATCTCCTGGAAGTTTGGGTTGTGGCTACAAAGATATGCCTTCATCTGCTATTCCAAGAAACGTTGCTAGCTTCTCACAGTATCCCAAAGGTCAAGAAAGAGGTGACTTTTCAGGGCAAAGTGATAAGAAATATACACATGGAAGAAGTGAGAAATTCCCTAGCCTTCTACAAGAGGTTTTACAAGGCTATCACCACCAAGAGAGGAGATATGCAAGGAATGCTCAGGAGCCATCACCAATGGAAGGCACAGTGAGACCTAACATTCTAATTAATCAAGGTAATGAAATGCCCAATAGAAGCATTCTTAGCAAAAATGTAGGATCCCTTCAAGAAAGTCCCCATTGGGGTCCATGGGAGAGGAAATCATCTGGAGCAATTTCTGAGATGAAGCAGATTAATCTTGCAGACTATCCAATCCCTAGAAAATTTGAAATAGAGGCACAAACCACAGCCCATGAAATGGGATCTGCATCTTCAGAGAGGAGATCAGTTATATGTGACATCTCCCCACTTAGGCAGCTTGGCCGGGACCCAGCTGCCCACCACTCTATGGGACATATTGCTGTGTCTTCACAAGAAAGGATGGTTGATGCCAGGATAGGGAGAAATGAAAGGGGCACTCCAGGTGTAGGCCAGTCAGTTATTCTTCCAGGAGGCCTTGTACCATTGgaatccaaactgaagagccaGGGTGGAACAGTGAAGGAAGATGATTTTGAGCAGTCTAAGATACAAGCCAGCCTTAACAATAAAAAGTCTGGAGAGCTATTTTATCTTTTTGGCCTGAAGCATGACTCTTCCAGAAGCAATGCCAACCCTGGTGTCTCAGCTCTTGACTCATCTTCAGACTACACTCAGGATGGCAGATCAGCTCCTCTGAAAAGGACAACTGGTAGAATGGGTAGTCGtgaaggcagcagaggaaaatcaccttccCAGTCTTATGAGTTGGCTGAAAAACTAAAGATGTCACCTGGTAGAAGTAGAGGGCTGGGGGATCCACATAATATGCTTGCACAGATGAATCTTTCAGATCGAGCCAGCAGAGAAGCCTTCTATTCATTTTTTCAGAACTCTGAAAATCCATCTTTGGCTTCAGTTTATCACAGCAACATAAGGTCTAGTGCCTTTGGTGAACCTCACTCTGGTTTAAATTCTCCACTCCATTACAAGAGGCAAATATATTACCAAGAAGAGTACAAGGATTGGGTTGGTAGCTCATCTCAGTTATTGATGTGTTCTACCCAACACAGACAAGAGGGATCACGGAAGAGCCCTAGACAAGAGCAGTTCCATGACCGTGTAAGGAGTCCCCtgaagaatgataaagaaggaatgCCATATGGTCAGTCTGGCATTTACCATGACACTGGGAGCAAAGATTTGTGCCGCTCTCATAAGACAAGTGACTCTCTTCCCACAAGCATAACTGTAGAACCAAAACACAATAGTCAGAAACTTCCAACATCAGAGTCTGGTTGGGATCTCTCTCATCCGATACCTCCTGCCAAGAAAACCAGCCCTCAGAGAACAACCAGCCAGAAAAAATGCTGTGCCCAACAAACTGATGAGCATAGTCAAGGAGCAGAAGAACCCAGTGGTGATTCATCTAGGCCTGGAAATAATGGGCACAAATTACCTGGTCAAGAGGATCAATCTCATCAAAATCCATTGATCATGAGACGAAGGGTTCGATCATTCATCTCTCCTATCCCTAGTAAACGCCAGTCGCAGGAGACAAAAAACAGCAATATGGATGAAAAAGTTTGCTTGCCTACTTTGCCAAAAGAGGTTGACAAGGTCCACAACTCTTATGCTTGTCTCCCTCAGAGTTGTGATGGTGGCAGGTCACCTCCAAAAGATGACTTCCCTAAGGATGCTGGCAGCCCCAACCAGAGGAATTCACCATCTGTTTCCCTTACCAGTCCTACCAAGACTAAAATTCTTCCACCACGGAAGGGGCGAGGACTGAAACTGGAGGCAATTGTTCAGAAAATTACCTCTCCCAATGTTAGAAGATGCACTCAGTCCAACAGTATTGATAGTGGGACAGATGCTGTCACACTTGATGACTACCTTTCCCTCAAAAGTGGGCAGTCAGATGGAGGCCCCGGAGAAGTTCAGGAGCTggaaatagataaaaataaagaactagTAGCAGGACCAGGGAGCCAGGAGTCAAAGGTTGATGTTCCTTTGGCACAATCTGTGGAAGAATGGTGCAGAAGAGATGATAAAATCATGAATGAAATTGAAGAGTCTACAAGTGTTAAAGAGTTGTTGAGAACCACTTCTTCTCCCCCTCCACAGAAATCTGTCTGTAGCCAGAGTAGACAGGATGGCTCCTTAACTGAGCCAGAACCCATAGCCCACCTGGACTTAAAAAATATCTCTGCAAGGGTTTCAGCTAATGAGCCCAGCATAAACATCACTGAGAAAAATCTAGTTGCTCTAGCTGTGACACCTAAGcaagaaatatttcctccaaaGGGCTACTTTCCATCAGGAAAGAAGAAAGGTAGGCCGATTGGGAGTGTCAACAAACAAAAGAAGCAACAACAGCAGCATCCTCcaccttctctcccttctccaccACTTTCACCACAAGAACAGCAGCAAGAAACATTCAAATTGGAGGAAGTAGAAGATGAAGAGCCCAAACCcaagagacagagaagggagaggaggaaaCCTAGAAGCCAGCAAAGGAGGCGGAGGACAAAACAAGCTGCTCCATTAGTGGAACCCTTAGAACCTGAGATCAAATTAAAATATGCCTGTCAATCACTAGATAAAAATGATGCCAAAAGCAAGTCCTTCTTCCCCTATATCCATGTGGAGAACAAATATGACATGGGTACCTCTTGTATTATTATTAATGCTGAGGACGAGGAGCAAAATAAGTTGGGTAGGGGCAGGAAAAGTCAGAGGTCAACATCACCCCAGCCAAATGCTGACAGCAAAGTGTTACCATCTTCTTCTTTTATGCTTCAGGGGCCTGTTGTGACAGAGTCAACTGTCTTTGGGCACCTGGTTTGTTGCTTATGTGGGAAGTGGGCAAATTTCAAGAACCTTGGGGACATTTTTGGGCCTTTCTATACCCAGGATTATGCTGCCAGTTTGCCCAAGAATCCCCCTCCCAGGAGAGCCACAGAAACACAGAGTAAAGTCAAAGTTAGACATAAAAGTGCCTCTGATGCTTCCAAGTCAGACTCTGAGGAGGAGGCAAAGGAGCAGAGGAGCTTAACTACCCATCCCCGCTTTAAGCGACGACATCGCTCAGAAGATTGCACAGCCTTGGGGTCTATtaccagagcagcagcagcagcggcccttccctgtaacaaaaaaaacattgatGGTTGTGAAAAGACTTCTTTAGACGCAAATGTCCCCATCCACACTTCAGAAAGTGGCCCTGAGCAGGAGATACAAATTCCTGAACTACCTCTTGACAGCAATGAATTCTGGGTTCATGAGGCATGCGTCCTCTGGGCTAGCAGCATCTACTTGGTCTGTGGCAGGCTCTACGGGCTGCAGGAAGCTGTGGAACTAGCTAGAGAAATG